From the Euphorbia lathyris chromosome 6, ddEupLath1.1, whole genome shotgun sequence genome, one window contains:
- the LOC136233189 gene encoding probable polyamine transporter At1g31830 — MKLRNSAHKLGSIEMGEFNGVTYVDVNEAPSSPRLHNLKKVSVLPLVFLIFYEVSGGPFGVEDSVQAAGPLLALLGFLVFPLIWSVPEALITAEMGTMFPENGGYVVWVSSALGPFWGFQQGWMKWLSGVIDNALYPVLFLDYLKSGVPSVASGFPRAGAALALTIVLTFMNYRGLTIVGWVAVLLGIFSILPFFVMGMISIPKLDPSRWLVMDLNNVDWNLYLNTLFWNLNYWDSISTLAGEVENPKKTLPKALFYALVLVIVGYFFPLLIGTGAVPLDRDSWTDGYFSDIAKMLGGVWLRWWIQGAAAMSNMGMFVAEMSSDSFQLLGMAERGMLPELFAKRSKYGTPLVGILFSASGVILLSWLSFQEIVAAENFLYCFGMILEFIAFIRLRIQCPDAPRPYKIPVGTVGAIVMCIPPTLLICVVLALSTLKVMVVSLVAVAIGLVLQPGLKYCEKKRWFKFSVSSHLPDIHELNQGSNYSLVSDN, encoded by the exons ATG AAATTGAGGAACTCTGCACATAAGCTAGGTTCGATTGAAATGGGGGAATTCAATGGAGTTACTTATGTGGATGTTAATGAAGCGCCTTCTTCTCCTAGGTTACATAACTTGAAAAAAGTATCAGTTTTGCCTCTTGTTTTTTTGATATTTTATGAGGTTTCTGGAGGACCTTTTGGGGTTGAGGACAGTGTCCAGGCAGCCGGTCCGCTTTTGGCCCTTCTGGGCTTCCTGGTGTTTCCATTGATATGGAGTGTCCCTGAGGCACTTATTACTGCTGAGATGGGAACTATGTTCCCTGAAAATGGGGGTTATGTTGTTTGGGTTTCATCTGCATTAGGTCCTTTCTGGGGTTTCCAGCAAGGATGGATGAAATGGTTAAGTGGAGTGATTGATAATGCTCTGTACCCAGTTCTTTTTCTTGACTATTTAAAGTCTGGAGTTCCTTCTGTGGCCAGTGGCTTCCCAAGAGCTGGAGCAGCTCTAGCTTTGACAATTGTTCTCACTTTCATGAATTACCGTGGTTTGACAATTGTAGGATGGGTTGCTGTTCTTTTAGGAATCTTTTCAATTCTTCCTTTTTTTGTTATGGGGATGATTTCAATTCCAAAGTTGGATCCTTCAAGATGGCTTGTGATGGATTTAAATAATGTGGATTGGAATTTGTATTTGAATACCCTCTTCTGGAACTTAAATTATTGGGACTCAATTAGTACACTTGCAGGAGAGGTGGAAAACCCGAAGAAAACTCTACCTAAAGCTCTTTTTTATGCTTTGGTACTGGTTATTGTCGGTTATTTCTTCCCTCTCCTAATCGGAACCGGGGCTGTCCCACTCGACCGCGATTCCTGGACCGATGGGTATTTCTCAGACATTGCTAAAATGCTGGGAGGAGTTTGGTTAAGATGGTGGATCCAAGGAGCAGCAGCAATGTCAAACATGGGAATGTTTGTAGCTGAAATGAGTAGTGACTCTTTCCAGCTTTTAGGTATGGCGGAACGAGGAATGCTGCCGGAGTTATTCGCTAAGAGGTCCAAGTACGGAACACCTCTTGTTGGAATTCTGTTTTCAGCATCTGGTGTGATATTGTTGTCATGGCTAAGCTTTCAAGAGATAGTAGCAGCAGAGAACTTCTTGTATTGTTTCGGGATGATACTGGAGTTTATAGCGTTCATTCGGCTGAGGATACAATGCCCAGACGCACCTCGGCCTTACAAGATACCGGTGGGAACGGTTGGAGCAATAGTAATGTGCATTCCTCCAACGTTGTTGATTTGTGTTGTGTTAGCTTTGTCAACATTAAAAGTAATGGTAGTAAGCCTGGTAGCAGTGGCAATTGGGTTAGTGCTGCAGCCAGGTCTCAAGTATTGTGAGAAAAAGAGGTGGTTCAAGTTTTCTGTAAGTTCACATCTTCCAGACATTCATGAGCTGAATCAAGGGTCTAATTATTCCTTAGTTAGTGATAATTAG
- the LOC136234151 gene encoding trihelix transcription factor GT-3b-like, with protein MFSGGDNDPLRPVTMKAASTMRSPTPEILPSMSKERISAHQQQLQWAEEETKELIRIRADLEKDFTVAKRNKALWEIVSLKMRERGYRRTPDQCKCKWKNLINRYKGKETSDPENGMHCPFFEELHAVFNERAKNMQRLLLESEGSIQKRKRGKRSVGSFDEVSEDEDEDEDGCGGERLARGNSRKRKGEKLIAETSTRVTSTSTSDIVEIQEMLKEFFQQQQRMEMQWLEMIERRAHEQRLFEQEWRQSMEKIERERLMIEQAWREREEQRRIREESRAERRDALLTTLLNKLIREDDSQVHWDFS; from the exons ATGTTTAGCGGCGGGGACAACGATCCACTTCGCCCTGTAACCATGAAGGCAGCATCAACAATGCGGAGCCCTACGCCGGAGATCTTGCCATCTATGTCAAAAGAGAGGATTTCAGCGCACCAGCAACAGTTACAGTGGGCAGAAGAAGAAACGAAGGAGTTGATTAGGATTAGGGCTGACCTAGAGAAAGATTTCACTGTCGCCAAGAGAAATAAGGCTCTTTGGGAGATTGTGAGTCTGAAAATGAGAGAAAGAGGATACCGTAGGACCCCTGATCAGTGTAAATGTAAATGGAAGAACCTCATCAATCGTTACAAG GGAAAGGAGACATCTGATCCTGAGAATGGCATGCATTGCCCGTTCTTTGAGGAACTACATGCAGTATTTAATGAAAGAGCGAAAAACATGCAGCGGTTGCTCCTTGAATCTGAAGGTTCTATCCAGAAAAGGAAAAGAGGGAAGAGAAGCGTTGGATCTTTTGATGAAGTCtcagaagatgaagatgaggatgaAGATGGATGTGGGGGAGAAAGGCTAGCTAGAGGCAATTCGCGGAAGAGGAAGGGTGAAAAGCTTATAGCAGAAACGTCTACAAGAGTAACCAGTACGTCTACTTCTGACATCGTTGAGATCCAAGAGATGCTTAAGGAGTTCTTCCAGCAGCAACAGCGGATGGAAATGCAGTGGTTGGAGATGATAGAAAGACGCGCTCATGAGCAGCGTTTGTTTGAGCAGGAATGGCGACAGTCGATGGaaaaaattgagagagagagattaatGATTGAGCAGGCATGGCGGGAGAGGGAAGAACAGAGGCGGATAAGAGAAGAAAGCAGAGCAGAGAGAAGGGATGCCTTGTTGACTACTCTTTTAAACAAACTTATTCGTGAAGATGATAGCCAAGTTCACTGGGATTTCTCTTAG